In Streptomyces capitiformicae, one genomic interval encodes:
- a CDS encoding carbohydrate ABC transporter permease yields the protein MTTTDMPRPVDAGPGRAVSKKQPRRAGSGGLRQAVPATTLLWILACLYGLPVLWFILSSLKPASDLFSYPLTLVPHDITLSGYLTAWRSANFSQYFINTTIVCVITTILTVGVSCCTGYALAKYDNKWLKAFFLCILATTMLPGEVMLAPSFLVVRDLGLYNSFGGIILPAVLTATGCFMFRQFFLTVPDELLEAARIDGARELSIFLRIMVPLSRPIMLTLAILSFQWRWNDYIWPLLMLNDPNKFTVQIGIQSIVGAQNINWSVLLGASVISMIPLIVVFLVFQRYVMNADINAGLKD from the coding sequence ATGACAACCACAGACATGCCACGCCCGGTCGACGCCGGTCCCGGACGGGCCGTCTCCAAGAAGCAGCCCCGCAGGGCGGGTAGTGGTGGGCTCCGGCAGGCGGTGCCCGCGACGACACTGCTGTGGATTCTGGCGTGCCTGTACGGGTTGCCGGTGCTGTGGTTCATCCTCAGCTCCCTCAAGCCGGCCAGCGACCTGTTCTCCTATCCGCTGACGCTGGTTCCGCACGACATCACCCTGTCGGGCTACCTGACGGCGTGGCGCAGTGCCAACTTCTCCCAGTACTTCATCAACACGACCATCGTGTGCGTGATCACCACGATCCTCACGGTGGGAGTCAGTTGCTGCACGGGGTACGCGCTGGCCAAGTACGACAACAAGTGGCTCAAGGCCTTCTTCCTCTGCATCCTGGCCACCACGATGTTGCCGGGCGAGGTCATGCTCGCCCCGTCGTTCCTGGTGGTCCGCGACCTCGGCCTCTACAACTCGTTCGGCGGCATCATCCTCCCGGCCGTGCTCACCGCGACCGGATGCTTCATGTTCCGCCAGTTCTTCCTGACCGTTCCCGACGAACTCTTGGAAGCCGCACGCATCGACGGCGCGCGTGAGCTGTCGATCTTCCTGCGGATCATGGTGCCGCTCTCCCGGCCCATCATGCTCACCCTCGCCATCCTGTCCTTCCAGTGGCGGTGGAACGACTACATCTGGCCGCTGCTGATGCTCAACGACCCCAACAAGTTCACCGTGCAGATCGGCATCCAGAGCATCGTCGGCGCGCAGAACATCAACTGGTCGGTCCTGCTCGGCGCATCGGTCATCTCCATGATCCCGCTGATCGTCGTCTTCCTGGTGTTCCAGCGTTACGTCATGAACGCCGACATCAATGCCGGACTGAAGGACTGA
- a CDS encoding extracellular solute-binding protein: MTNVGVRRSRRLGRGGMRRLVPLAAVATAGALVLSACGSGSESGGTSKSLTFWISTVPGQDAGWKKMVAQYKKETGVAIKLVNIPYDGYTTKLHNAAQANSLPDVAAVPALDPIWSNKLIDLSSIANKKSNNINANFLAKDSSGKVLSIPSDVTASGMFINKSLFEKAGVSFPTSPEKTWTWKEFIKAANEVREKTKAKYSLTFDQSPSRLRAMVYEMGGKYVHADDSGKFSADAATKKAVNYFVGLNDDKTMPKSVWTSGADPSAMFQSGDVVAYWSGVWQVAAFADSIKKFEWASVPTPAEPVQASDVNAGGMVVGFNNNADAATAANKFLSWLYEPDHYRELCEASGFLPVESGLNPEYPFKSEAAQAAFKLYNESIPLYDPISGYFNSAQTDWVLNGKSLTEDPTKTELGKAINGQQSADKALQNIVDSYNQQVGG; this comes from the coding sequence CGGCCGCGGCGGTATGCGCCGCCTGGTTCCCCTCGCTGCCGTGGCCACGGCAGGTGCCCTGGTGCTCTCCGCCTGCGGGTCGGGCTCCGAGTCGGGCGGGACCTCCAAGTCGCTGACGTTCTGGATCTCCACGGTTCCGGGGCAGGACGCGGGCTGGAAGAAGATGGTGGCGCAGTACAAGAAGGAAACCGGCGTCGCCATCAAGCTCGTCAACATCCCCTACGACGGCTACACGACGAAGCTGCACAACGCCGCCCAGGCGAACTCCCTGCCCGACGTGGCGGCCGTGCCGGCGCTGGACCCGATCTGGTCGAACAAGCTGATCGACCTCAGCTCCATCGCCAACAAGAAGAGCAACAACATCAACGCCAACTTCCTCGCGAAGGACTCGTCCGGGAAGGTGCTGTCCATCCCCTCGGACGTCACCGCGTCCGGCATGTTCATCAACAAGTCGCTGTTCGAGAAGGCCGGCGTCTCCTTCCCGACCTCGCCCGAGAAGACCTGGACCTGGAAGGAATTCATCAAGGCTGCGAACGAGGTCCGGGAGAAGACCAAGGCCAAGTACTCCCTGACATTCGACCAGTCGCCGTCCAGGCTCCGCGCCATGGTGTACGAGATGGGCGGGAAGTACGTCCACGCGGACGACTCCGGCAAGTTCTCGGCGGACGCGGCGACCAAGAAGGCCGTGAACTACTTCGTCGGACTCAATGACGACAAGACCATGCCGAAGTCGGTGTGGACCAGCGGCGCCGACCCGTCGGCCATGTTCCAGAGCGGCGACGTGGTCGCCTACTGGTCCGGTGTGTGGCAGGTCGCCGCCTTCGCGGACAGCATCAAGAAGTTCGAGTGGGCCAGCGTCCCGACTCCCGCCGAGCCGGTGCAGGCCAGCGACGTCAACGCCGGCGGCATGGTGGTCGGGTTCAACAACAACGCCGACGCGGCCACCGCTGCGAACAAGTTCCTCTCCTGGCTGTACGAGCCGGACCACTACCGCGAGCTGTGTGAGGCGTCCGGGTTCCTGCCTGTCGAGAGCGGTCTGAACCCGGAGTACCCCTTCAAGTCCGAGGCGGCGCAGGCGGCGTTCAAGCTGTACAACGAGTCGATCCCGCTCTACGACCCGATCTCCGGCTACTTCAACAGCGCGCAGACGGACTGGGTGCTGAACGGCAAGAGCCTCACCGAGGACCCGACCAAGACGGAGCTCGGCAAGGCGATCAACGGCCAGCAGTCGGCCGACAAGGCCCTGCAGAACATCGTGGACAGCTACAACCAGCAGGTCGGCGGCTGA
- a CDS encoding carbohydrate ABC transporter permease: MTKRASDVSASPPRRRSKYTLAPLVLIAANVVLFALFFVWPAVIGLIYSFTNYTGVGAFQLVGLDNYSNLFGDSTFYGALTRTVLYAVLFVPLNFALSLLAANLVVSKHAKGSSVARVIFFIPWLLSPIVVGVLWRWLFGENFGLVNYIFEKLGGSAVPWQSNADLSLLVVVMAAAWMWTGFTMLLFIAAIKNVPVSYYEAASLDGAGPWRQFFSITLPSIAPTSFIVILLNTINAMKEYPVFVALNNGGPGTSNNLLVQYIYETGFKRGQIGYASAASFVLMLILMAVAIIQLIVNRRVENR, encoded by the coding sequence ATGACAAAACGCGCCTCGGACGTGTCCGCGAGCCCGCCCAGGAGACGCAGCAAGTACACCCTTGCGCCGCTCGTGCTCATCGCGGCCAATGTCGTGCTCTTCGCGCTGTTCTTCGTCTGGCCGGCGGTGATCGGGCTCATCTACTCCTTCACGAACTACACGGGCGTAGGGGCGTTCCAGCTCGTCGGACTGGACAACTACAGCAACCTGTTCGGGGACTCCACGTTCTACGGCGCGCTGACCCGGACGGTGCTGTACGCCGTGCTCTTCGTACCGCTGAACTTCGCGCTCTCGCTGCTCGCCGCAAACCTGGTGGTGAGCAAGCACGCCAAGGGCTCGTCGGTCGCGCGCGTCATCTTCTTCATCCCATGGCTTTTGTCGCCCATCGTCGTGGGTGTCCTGTGGCGGTGGCTGTTCGGTGAGAACTTCGGACTGGTCAACTACATCTTTGAGAAGCTCGGCGGAAGTGCCGTTCCGTGGCAGTCGAACGCGGACCTGTCGCTGCTGGTGGTGGTGATGGCGGCGGCCTGGATGTGGACGGGTTTCACGATGCTGCTGTTCATCGCGGCGATCAAGAACGTACCGGTGTCCTACTACGAGGCGGCCTCACTCGACGGCGCCGGCCCATGGCGCCAGTTCTTCAGCATCACGCTGCCGAGCATCGCGCCCACCTCGTTCATCGTCATCCTGCTCAACACGATCAACGCGATGAAGGAATACCCGGTGTTCGTCGCCCTCAACAACGGCGGACCCGGCACGTCGAACAACCTGCTGGTCCAGTACATCTATGAGACCGGCTTCAAACGGGGCCAGATCGGATACGCGAGCGCCGCCTCGTTCGTGCTCATGCTCATCCTGATGGCCGTCGCGATCATCCAGCTGATCGTCAACCGGCGGGTGGAGAACCGATGA